The following are encoded in a window of Primulina huaijiensis isolate GDHJ02 unplaced genomic scaffold, ASM1229523v2 scaffold3245, whole genome shotgun sequence genomic DNA:
- the LOC140968171 gene encoding anthocyanidin 3-O-glucosyltransferase-like: MVMHSHIGVLAFPFGTHATPLLSLVQKLAASTSGIQFSFFNSSSSNEKIFSTYVSGMFDNIRAYEVWDGTPEVFSGTHFEQVQLFLNASPMNYEKAIEEAEAETGFKISCLLTDAFLWFGCNLAEKRGVPWVAFWTSASCSLSTHLYTDLIQDAVEHKGATVEQKLSFIPGMSMVNFSDVPPEVFHTQNPTSLAVTIYKMVEKLPKSTAVVLNSFEEFDPIIAKDLKSKLQQFLNVGPLILSSPTPPSSVTDQENECISWLERQKDPKSVVYISFGSVAVPPGNEVVALAEALETCKLPFLWSLKNQAMKLLPEGFQERTREFGKMVSWAPQLQVLAHSSVGVFVTHCGWNSILESVCNGVPVICRPFFGDQKLNSRMIEDSWKIGLIVKGGVFTKSETINALESILSGEEGEAIRKNVNKLKKKAKDAVESWGSSSKNFTTLLEILIGAKGNTGT; encoded by the exons ATGGTAATGCACTCACATATTGGTGTTCTTGCATTCCCTTTTGGCACCCACGCCACCCCTCTACTCAGCCTAGTACAGAAGCTAGCAGCCTCGACGTCGGGGATCCAGTTTTCCTTTTTCAACTCATCTTCCTCTAACGAGAAGATATTCTCCACATATGTGTCGGGGATGTTCGACAACATTCGAGCTTACGAAGTTTGGGACGGCACGCCTGAGGTCTTCTCGGGGACTCATTTCGAGCAAGTGCAACTATTCCTTAATGCATCGCCTATGAACTATGAGAAGGCCATTGAGGAAGCGGAAGCGGAGACTGGCTTTAAAATAAGCTGCCTGTTGACCGATGCGTTTCTGTGGTTTGGTTGCAATTTGGCGGAGAAGAGAGGAGTGCCTTGGGTGGCGTTTTGGACCTCTGCATCATGCTCACTTTCGACACATTTGTACACAGATTTGATTCAAGATGCTGTGGAACACAAAG GCGCCACTGTGGAACAGAAGCTATCATTTATCCCAGGAATGTCAATGGTAAACTTCAGTGATGTTCCCCCTGAGGTTTTCCACACCCAAAATCCAACATCACTGGCAGTAACAATATACAAAATGGTAGAAAAACTACCAAAATCCACCGCAGTCGTGTTGAATTCTTTCGAAGAATTCGACCCCATAATCGCGAAAGACCTCAAATCAAAACTCCAGCAGTTTCTCAACGTCGGCCCTTTAATTCTTTCATCTCCTACACCGCCCAGTTCAGTCACAGATCAAGAAAATGAATGCATATCCTGGCTGGAACGTCAAAAGGATCCAAAATCAGTAGTGTACATCAGTTTTGGATCGGTAGCCGTTCCACCTGGAAATGAAGTGGTGGCATTGGCCGAAGCCCTGGAAACCTGTAAACTTCCATTTCTTTGGTCACTTAAAAATCAGGCAATGAAACTCCTGCCTGAAGGGTTTCAAGAACGTACCCGGGAATTCGGGAAGATGGTCTCGTGGGCTCCTCAGTTACAAGTTCTCGCACATAGTTCTGTTGGAGTCTTTGTGACGCATTGCGGATGGAACTCGATCCTGGAAAGTGTCTGCAATGGCGTTCCGGTGATCTGCAGGCCGTTTTTCGGGGATCAGAAGTTGAATAGTAGAATGATCGAGGATTCTTGGAAGATTGGTTTGATAGTAAAAGGAGGAGTATTCACTAAAAGCGAAACGATCAATGCTTTGGAGAGTATATTGTCCGGTGAGGAAGGGGAGGCAATAAGGAAAAATGTgaacaaattgaaaaaaaaagccAAGGATGCTGTGGAATCTTGGGGGAGTTCGAGTAAAAATTTTACTACATTGCTTGAAATACTCATCGGTGCCAAAGGGAATACTGGCACTTGA
- the LOC140968073 gene encoding probable xyloglucan endotransglucosylase/hydrolase protein 25: MQTRNHSHFSRSKKILPFLAFFILFAIFVFKADIIAPLKLSAARGEQQNTSLENGTFHEHLIVTEGDRGAKILEDGETLPPAISLNKTSGSSGFESKEEFLFGNIGMKIKLPPTDAEGTVSSYYVRYGSRKLN; encoded by the exons ATGCAGACTAGAAATCATTCCCACTTCTCTCGTTCAAAGAAGATCCTCCCATTTTTGGCTTTCTTCATCCTTTTTGCCATTTTTGTGTTCAAg GCGGACATTATCGCACCTCTGAAGCTATCTGCGGCTCGAGGTGAACAACAAAACACAAG TCTTGAAAATGGTACATTTCACGAGCACCTCATTGTGACGGAGGGTGATCGCGGTGCTAAGATACTCGAGGATGGCGAGACGCTGCCGCCTGCAATCTCACTCAACAAAACTTCTGGGTCGTCGGGGTTCGAATCCAAAGAAGAATTCTTATTTGGAAACATCGGCATGAAAATCAAGCTCCCCCCCACAGATGCCGAAGGAACAGTTTCATCGTATTATGTAAGATACGGTTCGAGAAAACTTAATTAA
- the LOC140968072 gene encoding xyloglucan endotransglucosylase protein 7-like, which translates to MGNSTGDPYTLHTNVFVRGMGQREQRFFLWFDPTRDFHNYTIVWNPKCIIFYVDDIPIREFKNMEKFGVPFPNAQPMRMYLSLGYAKDGTTEGGGVGTEFDSSPSSTASYSNFSADACVWSQRNNISSCDSADFSSKTWLNMELDVRNNVRMQRIQKSYKIYDYCWDKSRFPDGPGPECGIYY; encoded by the exons ATGGGGAATTCAACAGGAGATCCTTACACACTTCACACAAATGTGTTCGTCCGAGGAATGGGCCAAAGAGAGCAAAGATTCTTCCTATGGTTTGACCCGACACGAGATTTCCACAACTACACCATCGTATGGAATCCCAAATGCATAAT TTTCTACGTGGATGATATACCAATACGTGAATTCAAGAACATGGAGAAGTTTGGCGTTCCGTTCCCTAATGCTCAACCGATGCGAATGTATTTGAGTCTGGGGTACGCCAAAGACGGGACTACGGAGGGTGGCGGTGTTGGAACTGAGTTCGATTCATCCCCATCCAGTACTGCTTCCTACTCCAATTTTTCTGCGGATGCCTGCGTTTGGTCTCAGAGAAACAATATTTCTTCTTGTGATTCAGCCGATTTTTCGTCGAAAACGTGGTTAAATATGGAGTTGGATGTTAGAAACAACGTTAGAATGCAGAGAATACAAAAGAGTTACAAGATATATGATTATTGCTGGGATAAGTCGAGGTTTCCTGATGGCCCTGGCCCTGAATGCGGAATTTATTATTAG
- the LOC140968169 gene encoding probable cinnamyl alcohol dehydrogenase 1, whose translation MAATANGECLGWAARDTSGFLSPYDFNRRSVGSDDVAISIMYCGVCYADVIWSRNKLGTSKYPLVPGHEISGVVREVGTNVQRFKVGDHVGVGTFVNSCRECEFCDDHRENLCSKGVHTFDGVDSDGTITKGGYSSYIVVHERYCFNVPEKYPLELAAPLLCAGITVYTPMLRHGMNQPGKSLGIIGLGGLGHLAVKFGKAFGLKVTVFSTSVSKKEESLNVLGADDFVISSDEKAMAALTKSLDFIINTASGDISFDSFLPLLKTSGVLVLVGFPSEVKFSPVHLAPAARSVSGSVTGGTKQTQEMLMNFCASHKIYPQIELIPIQYVNEALERLIKKDVKYRFVIDIANSLK comes from the exons ATGGCTGCCACTGCAAACGGAGAATGCCTTGGATGGGCCGCCAGGGATACCTCCGGATTCCTATCTCCTTACGATTTCAACCGCag GTCTGTTGGAAGTGATGATGTTGCAATTAGCATAATGTACTGTGGGGTATGTTATGCTGATGTTATCTGGTCCAGAAACAAACTTGGAACTTCAAAGTATCCTTTAGTTCCTGG GCACGAGATCTCCGGTGTAGTACGAGAGGTTGGTACCAATGTTCAACGCTTTAAAGTGGGAGACCATGTTGGAGTTGGAACATTTGTTAATTCTTGCAGAGAGTGTGAGTTTTGTGATGATCACCGAGAAAATCTTTGCTCAAAGGGTGTCCATACTTTTGATGGGGTTGATTCCGATGGTACCATTACCAAAGGGGGCTATTCTAGCTATATTGTAGTTCACGAAAG GTATTGCTTCAATGTACCTGAAAAATATCCTCTAGAATTAGCAGCACCATTGCTTTGTGCTGGAATAACAGTTTACACCCCCATGTTGAGGCATGGCATGAATCAACCAGGCAAATCTTTGGGGATTATAGGCCTCGGTGGACTTGGCCACCTAGCCGTAAAGTTTGGTAAGGCATTTGGATTAAAAGTAACGGTATTTAGCACGAGTGTTTCCAAGAAAGAAGAGTCTTTGAACGTTCTTGGAGCAGATGATTTTGTTATTTCTTCTGATGAAAAGGCAATGGCG GCTTTGACTAAGTCATTGGACTTCATTATAAACACAGCATCTGGTGATATCTCCTTCGATTCATTTCTGCCATTGTTGAAGACGAGTGGTGTACTTGTGTTGGTGGGATTTCCAAGTGAAGTGAAATTTAGTCCTGTGCACCTCGCTCCAG CTGCGAGGAGCGTTTCAGGAAGTGTAACAGGTGGAACCAAGCAAACACAAGAAATGTTGATGAATTTCTGTGCTTCCCACAAAATTTACCCTCAAATTGAATTGATACCGATTCAATACGTGAACGAGGCCTTGGAGAGGCTGATAAAGAAGGATGTGAAGTATCGTTTCGTGATCGACATTGCTAATTCACTCAAGTGA
- the LOC140968170 gene encoding transcriptional regulator STERILE APETALA-like, with the protein MSTSSSSSSDEEVEGGGGGRGGEFEAGPSTSRSRMRSSNGVWPEPFIEALAFEVTIDASRTAGRLAAAHALISIFQVCSTWRAISRSELLWQNLTRRVWNITHLIRNTWREEYIYRHQTACNFLLHRNIYFTLHFIPTDNNNNDDDGLSCRRLALSDHHLAAGFADGAVHLFHLPTRLHLSTFYPQHRDRLGRFSSAVSGIILSDIRLVFATLDGDIHMAVITGVNPLRRAYLGDVVNDGALVDFTGCNRWWVGLYAGVPGRSFHIWNSETEELVFVGGILTDPEAVMGWHLLTELTDLIGRIRVTSHHLAVACTSLRLIVFDLENQGLVLSDEEYRRGIIVGSFDCNDDSAMITDRRGATSVRHVPDMVVSCRLRGASQREILGCVNGGYGLTCAGGIIRVWEIQHGNFLYSLREGIGECNALIADERYVAACSAEATIHVWDFGVQ; encoded by the exons ATGTCAACATCgtcttcatcttcttctgaTGAAGAAGTTGAAGGCGGCGGAGGCGGCAGAGGCGGTGAGTTTGAAGCTGGCCCTTCAACTTCTCGCAGTAGGATGCGATCCAGCAACGGAGTTTGGCCCGAACCATTCATTGAAGCTCTCGCATTTGAAGTAACCATTGATGCGTCGAGAACTGCTGGCCGACTTGCTGCAGCGCACGCTTTAATCAGCATTTTCCAG GTTTGTTCTACTTGGCGAGCTATATCTCGTTCTGAACTTCTATGGCAGAATCTAACACGTCGTGTTTGGAATATCACCCATCTTATCCGCAACACTTGGCGAGAAGAGTATATATATCGCCACCAGACGGCCTGTAACTTCCTCTTACACAGAAATATATACTTCACCCTTCATTTTATCCCAACAGATAACAACAACAATGATGATGACGGTCTCTCTTGCCGCCGCTTGGCTCTTTCGGATCATCACCTTGCGGCTGGATTCGCTGATGGTGCAGTTCACCTATTCCACCTCCCAACCAGGCTTCACCTATCTACTTTTTATCCTCAGCACCGTGATCGGCTTGGCCGGTTCTCTAGTGCTGTGTCGGGCATCATTTTATCAGACATTCGTCTTGTCTTTGCTACTCTGGATGGTGACATTCACATGGCTGTCATCACGGGAGTGAATCCTCTACGAAGAGCATATTTGGGTGATGTTGTGAATGACGGGGCTCTAGTTGACTTTACGGGCTGTAACCGGTGGTGGGTTGGCCTTTATGCAG GTGTTCCTGGTCGTTCATTTCACATCTGGAACAGCGAAACAGAAGAGCTAGTTTTTGTTGGAGGAATCCTAACCGATCCGGAAGCCGTAATGGGGTGGCATCTGCTAACTGAACTAACCGATCTTATTGGCCGAATTAGGGTAACAAGCCATCATTTGGCTGTGGCCTGCACCAGCCTAAGGCTAATAGTATTTGATCTCGAAAACCAAGGGCTGGTGCTAAGTGACGAAGAATACCGAAGGGGTATCATCGTGGGCTCTTTCGACTGTAACGATGACTCAGCTATGATAACTGATAGACGGGGTGCCACTAGTGTACGTCATGTGCCGGATATGGTGGTGTCGTGTCGATTAAGGGGTGCATCACAGAGGGAGATTTTGGGTTGCGTAAATGGCGGGTATGGGCTAACTTGTGCAGGTGGAATCATTAGGGTTTGGGAGATACAACATGGAAATTTCCTGTACAGTTTAAGGGAAGGAATAGGGGAATGCAATGCCCTTATTGCAGATGAAAGATATGTGGCTGCTTGTTCTGCTGAGGCCACAATTCATGTTTGGGATTTTGGAGTTCAATGA
- the LOC140968118 gene encoding UPF0057 membrane protein At4g30660: MATRCEILCEIILAIFLPPLGVCLRHGCCTAEFLICLILTILGYVPGIIYALYAIIFVESDRFRGDYYYQPA, encoded by the exons ATGGCGACAAGATGCGAAATACTCTGTGAAATCATCCTCGCGATCTTCCTCCCCCCGCTCGGCGTTTGCCTCCGCCATGGCTGCTGCACC GCGGAGTTCTTAATTTGCTTGATTTTAACTATTTTGGGGTATGTTCCTGGGATAATTTACGCTCTCTATGCCATCATCTTCGTCGAAAGCGATAGATTCCGTGGAGATTATTACTACCAGCCTGCTTAG